The Ziziphus jujuba cultivar Dongzao chromosome 7, ASM3175591v1 genome includes a region encoding these proteins:
- the LOC107423631 gene encoding dof zinc finger protein DOF2.5 — translation MEEINHGSNACTNKPAVLEKRARPEEQLNCPRCNSTNTKFCYYNNYSLTQPRYFCKTCRRYWTEGGTLRNVPVGGGSRKNKKPIPPFSSSSSSSSSAAAASSKSIPDLNPLSLSQQQFPCLNPRPPPPHYQGQDLNLSFHKYYGGAASATQYMEVQKSENDTTTTSSSNDNNNNNNNLQSNTAASASVPFSSSCSSIELVRSSSGIGSRAGGLNSFIQTTPMMMLDSNAMYPSGFYLQEVKPTTTTTPFGFCVDGLGLGSRYGGVQENNSNNNGGGGSGSGSGSGSGRILFPFADFKQVSTNAASDVDHQNKGQGNSSGYWNGLLGGGSW, via the coding sequence ATGGAGGAGATTAATCATGGTTCTAATGCATGTACAAATAAGCCAGCTGTATTAGAGAAAAGGGCAAGACCTGAAGAGCAATTGAATTGTCCAAGATGCAATTCAACCAACACCAAATTCTGTTACTACAACAACTACAGCCTCACACAGCCTAGATACTTCTGCAAGACATGCAGAAGGTATTGGACTGAAGGAGGCACTCTCAGAAATGTCCCTGTTGGTGGAGGCTCAAGAAAAAACAAGAAGCCCATACCACCattttcatcatcttcatcatcatcatcatcagcagcAGCAGCTTCGTCGAAGAGTATTCCGGATCTTAACCCTCTTAGCCTCTCGCAACAACAGTTTCCATGTCTAAACCCtagaccaccaccaccacacTATCAAGGCCAAGATCTTAATCTGAGTTTCCATAAGTATTACGGCGGCGCGGCCTCCGCAACTCAATATATGGAAGTGCAGAAAAGCGAAAACGACACTACTACTACTAGTAGtagtaatgataataataataataataataatctgcaAAGTAACACAGCAGCTTCAGCTTCTgttccattttcttcttcttgttcatcTATAGAGCTGGTTAGGAGTAGTAGTGGAATTGGCTCTAGGGCTGGTGGTTTGAATTCATTTATTCAAACCACCCCGATGATGATGCTGGATTCGAATGCAATGTATCCTTCTGGGTTTTATTTGCAAGAAGTGAAACCGACGACCACGACGACGCCTTTTGGTTTTTGTGTTGACGGACTTGGACTTGGAAGTAGGTATGGCGGGGTTCAAGagaataacagtaataataatggTGGTGGTGGAAGTGGAAGTGGAAGTGGAAGTGGAAGTGGAAGGATCTTATTTCCTTTTGCAGATTTCAAACAAGTTTCAACCAACGCAGCTAGTGATGTTGATCATCAGAATAAAGGGCAAGGGAATTCAAGTGGATATTGGAATGGATTACTAGGTGGAGGATCAtggtaa